The Elusimicrobiota bacterium genome contains the following window.
ATCAGCGTGGACAGTACCAACCTGCGGTTGACTTTTAATTGTGAGACGACAACGTATCAACCTATTGAAAAAGTAGCAACTATCCGCGATGCGGGTGTATATTTAGATGATTCAATAGAACTTTTTATTGATCCGAATAAAGACTATAAAAATTATTATCAATACGCATTCAATTTTACCGGTACGAAGTTTGACGGAAAAGAGAGAGTTTCCAATTGGGATGGGACGTGGGATGTAAAGACATCGACATATACGGGGTATTGGACTGCAGGCATGGTAATACCATTGACAGAGTTGGGGATTACCGATGGCGTACAAGGTAAAACTATAGGGTTAAATATTGTGCGTAACAATCCCGCAGAGTGGCGGTCTGTTGAGTGGTCACCTATGAAACCTTACAGCAGCCACACACCATCGTTGTTTGGCGAAGTTAGGTTTGAATAACACAATTTATTTTTTAGTATAATTATTAATTATTATATTTGATTAGGAGAAATACGATAATGATTATCGGTATAATTGCAAACATGAAGAAACAGCAGATCCGCGCGTTTATCCCGGAACTTCTTACGTGGATGAAAGCTAATAGATGTAGGTACGTTTTGCCGTATACATCCGGTACTAATAAACGTATTGATATTGCGTTAACCCTCGGTGGGGACGGGATGGTACTAAAAACCGCGAGGATGCTCGCCGGAAAAAATATTCCTATCTTGCCGGTACACATGGGAACTCTTGGTTTTCTTGCGTCTGTGAAGAAAACCCAGGTATTTGATGTTTTGGGGGATGTGCTAAAAAAGAAAATTAGTGTAACCAAAATCAGTATGCTTAACGTAAAAGTTACCCGCGGAAAACGCGTGGTTAAACAGTATGTCGCGTTAAACGATGCGGTGGTGAGGGTTGGTGATGTAGCCCGGGCGGTAGTTGTGGAAGTGCGTATCGGCGGGGAAAAGTATATTAATTTTACGGGGGACGGTGTTATTATTTCGTCACCTGTAGGAAGCAGTGCGTATGCATTAGCTGCCGGCGGGCCGGTAGTATCGCCTTCAGCTAAAGTGTTGCTCCTGACACCGTTAGCTGCGCATAAACTTACCGCAAGGCCTGTAGTGGTTGAGGATGCTGAGTATATAGAGTCTATAGTGCTGGATGACGCGGGGAATACGTCATTAACAATTGACGGGCAGGAAAGTATTAAGTTACGGAATAATGATGTTGTGCGTGTAGAGAAAAGCA
Protein-coding sequences here:
- a CDS encoding NAD(+)/NADH kinase — protein: MIIGIIANMKKQQIRAFIPELLTWMKANRCRYVLPYTSGTNKRIDIALTLGGDGMVLKTARMLAGKNIPILPVHMGTLGFLASVKKTQVFDVLGDVLKKKISVTKISMLNVKVTRGKRVVKQYVALNDAVVRVGDVARAVVVEVRIGGEKYINFTGDGVIISSPVGSSAYALAAGGPVVSPSAKVLLLTPLAAHKLTARPVVVEDAEYIESIVLDDAGNTSLTIDGQESIKLRNNDVVRVEKSKKTVTFLRSVNTFLETLRSKFG